A region of Vigna radiata var. radiata cultivar VC1973A chromosome 10, Vradiata_ver6, whole genome shotgun sequence DNA encodes the following proteins:
- the LOC106774858 gene encoding ADP-ribosylation factor 1-like — protein sequence MGLSIGKIFSRLCAKKEMRILMVGLDAAGKTTILYKLKLGEIVTTIPTIGFNVETVEYKNISFTVWDVGGQDKIRPLWRHYFQNTQGLIFVVDSNDRDRVVEAKDELHRMLNEDELRDAVLLVFANKQDLPNAMNAAEITDRLGLNSLRQRHWYIQSTCATSGEGLYEGLDWLSNNISTKASFK from the exons ATGGGTTTATCTATTGGCAAGATTTTTTCTCGTTTGTGCGCCAAGAAGGAGATGCGAATTCTTATGGTTGGTCTTGATGCTGCCGGTAAAACCACAATATTGTATAAACTGAAGTTAGGGGAGATTGTCACCACCATTCCCACTATCG GATTTAACGTGGAGACTGTGGAGTATAAGAACATTAGCTTCACTGTCTGGGATGTTGGCGGTCAGGATAAG ATTCGACCCTTGTGGAGACACTACTTCCAAAACACACAAGGACTTATTTTTGTGGTAGACAGCAATGATCGTGATCGTGTTGTTGAGGCTAAAGATGAGTTGCATAGGATGCTGAACGAG GATGAATTAAGAGATGCTGTGTTGCTTGTTTTTGCAAACAAGCAAGATCTTCCTAATGCAATGAACGCTGCTGAAATCACTGATAGGCTTGGCCTAAACTCTCTGCGCCAGCGTCACTG GTACATCCAAAGTACGTGTGCAACATCAGGTGAAGGTTTATACGAAGGACTAGACTGGCTTTCGAACAACATTTCAACCAAGGCTTCCTTTAAATAG
- the LOC106775590 gene encoding solute carrier family 25 member 44 isoform X1, which produces MSMEADAATTSQLPLADTDINWDRLDKTKFHVIGAVLFTAQSGLLHPTAVVKTRMQVAGSESWHVRGGTSVLAQILRSDGVSGIFRGFGTSAIGSIPGRVLALTSLEVSKDIVLKHTQATRIPEASRVGLANALAGMISNLVSCVYFVPLDVICQRLMVQGLPGTAFCRGPFDVVRKVVENEGFRGLYRGFGLTAITQSPASALWWGSYAAAQHLIWRSLGYKDDTGKKPSHVEMVTVQASAGMVAGACSSVITTPIDTVKTRLQVMDNYGSERPSVLKTAKILLKEDGWWGFYRGFGPRFLNMSLYGTTMIVTYELIKRLSVQSSLRSFT; this is translated from the exons ATGAGCATGGAAGCTGATGCTGCTACCACTTCACAGTTACCACTAGCCGACACAGACATAAACTGGGACAG GTTGGACAAAACCAAGTTCCACGTCATCGGTGCCGTTCTCTTCACGGCTCAATCAGGCCTGCTTCATCCAACGGCGGTGGTGAAGACACGAATGCAAGTGGCGGGGTCGGAGTCCTGGCACGTGCGAGGAGGAACGTCGGTGCTGGCCCAAATTCTGCGAAGCGATGGCGTTTCGGGAATCTTCAGAGGCTTCGGCACTTCCGCCATTGGTTCAATCCCCGGTAGGGTTCTGGCTCTCACCTCTCTTGAGGTCTCCAAAGACATTGTCCTGAAACACACGCAAGCCACTCGCATTCCAGAAGCTTCTCGTGTTGGCCTCGCTAACGCACTCGCTGGCATGATCTCTAACCTGGTTTCCTGCGTCTACTTCGTGCCCTTGGATGTG ATTTGTCAGAGGTTGATGGTGCAGGGTCTTCCTGGGACAGCGTTTTGTAGAGGGCCGTTTGATGTTGTTCGGAAAGTTGTGGAGAATGAGGGGTTTCGTGGTCTGTATAGGGGTTTCGGATTAACGGCGATTACGCAGTCCCCTGCTTCTGCACTTTGGTGGGGTTCATATGCTGCCGCACAACACCTAATTTGGAG AAGTTTGGGCTACAAAGATGATACGGGTAAAAAACCTTCACATGTGGAAATGGTTACAGTTCAGGCTAGTGCTGGGATGGTGGCTGGTGCTTGTTCATCTGTTATCACTACTCCCATAGATACTGTGAAAACACGTCTTCAG GTGATGGACAACTATGGCTCTGAAAGACCATCAGTACTGAAGACAGCAAAGATTCTCCTTAAGGAAGATGGATGGTGGGGATTTTACAGGGGCTTTGGACCAAGATTTTTGAACATGTCACTTTATGGAACAACCATGATTGTTACTTATGAACTGATAA AGAGATTATCGGTTCAATCAAGTTTGAGGTCTTTTACGTAG
- the LOC106775590 gene encoding solute carrier family 25 member 44 isoform X2: MSMEADAATTSQLPLADTDINWDRLDKTKFHVIGAVLFTAQSGLLHPTAVVKTRMQVAGSESWHVRGGTSVLAQILRSDGVSGIFRGFGTSAIGSIPGRVLALTSLEVSKDIVLKHTQATRIPEASRVGLANALAGMISNLVSCVYFVPLDVICQRLMVQGLPGTAFCRGPFDVVRKVVENEGFRGLYRGFGLTAITQSPASALWWGSYAAAQHLIWSLGYKDDTGKKPSHVEMVTVQASAGMVAGACSSVITTPIDTVKTRLQVMDNYGSERPSVLKTAKILLKEDGWWGFYRGFGPRFLNMSLYGTTMIVTYELIKRLSVQSSLRSFT; this comes from the exons ATGAGCATGGAAGCTGATGCTGCTACCACTTCACAGTTACCACTAGCCGACACAGACATAAACTGGGACAG GTTGGACAAAACCAAGTTCCACGTCATCGGTGCCGTTCTCTTCACGGCTCAATCAGGCCTGCTTCATCCAACGGCGGTGGTGAAGACACGAATGCAAGTGGCGGGGTCGGAGTCCTGGCACGTGCGAGGAGGAACGTCGGTGCTGGCCCAAATTCTGCGAAGCGATGGCGTTTCGGGAATCTTCAGAGGCTTCGGCACTTCCGCCATTGGTTCAATCCCCGGTAGGGTTCTGGCTCTCACCTCTCTTGAGGTCTCCAAAGACATTGTCCTGAAACACACGCAAGCCACTCGCATTCCAGAAGCTTCTCGTGTTGGCCTCGCTAACGCACTCGCTGGCATGATCTCTAACCTGGTTTCCTGCGTCTACTTCGTGCCCTTGGATGTG ATTTGTCAGAGGTTGATGGTGCAGGGTCTTCCTGGGACAGCGTTTTGTAGAGGGCCGTTTGATGTTGTTCGGAAAGTTGTGGAGAATGAGGGGTTTCGTGGTCTGTATAGGGGTTTCGGATTAACGGCGATTACGCAGTCCCCTGCTTCTGCACTTTGGTGGGGTTCATATGCTGCCGCACAACACCTAATTTGGAG TTTGGGCTACAAAGATGATACGGGTAAAAAACCTTCACATGTGGAAATGGTTACAGTTCAGGCTAGTGCTGGGATGGTGGCTGGTGCTTGTTCATCTGTTATCACTACTCCCATAGATACTGTGAAAACACGTCTTCAG GTGATGGACAACTATGGCTCTGAAAGACCATCAGTACTGAAGACAGCAAAGATTCTCCTTAAGGAAGATGGATGGTGGGGATTTTACAGGGGCTTTGGACCAAGATTTTTGAACATGTCACTTTATGGAACAACCATGATTGTTACTTATGAACTGATAA AGAGATTATCGGTTCAATCAAGTTTGAGGTCTTTTACGTAG
- the LOC106775789 gene encoding DEAD-box ATP-dependent RNA helicase 46, with translation MATAETAPAGLGPRYAPDDPTLPQPWKGLIDGSTGLLYYWNPETNVTQYEKPPPVTPPLPAPVASAPNLAPIPVSHTMQTSGMGPQHGQPLMQGQPSQQQLGHLAQQQGQSMPLQQSPHMVQITPQNHSQGAQSAPQQNSLMTQSVPQPVLHQARQQMLQPQGQQMLQQSQGPQIQNQMPPQAIHSQHFGQGMPQDHGSHIVPPQVHQFPTQNMHYMSYQQNIITPRQPNSQHIQLNTVSPGQPNPQQVQHNMHSQPFENQQTTFPKVEEAEFKNGSQVGLSPSQYPQRSTLPAQNNQNLPPDTASGQMPNVGVNAGQPQQFRTALSGSVQKSPSAMPLQQGGSDLYYQHGPNFHKQMSPGMMHGHPSNVHPAGQKMSQEDNLRGRAGNEYYYNSNKDMSTMGRRQPDMTQIPVPRNQQDTRIGNTPFQNVMPSGNGSGIAGNAMPSMFVPPMGGPSPLSNNALMRPSYMGSSDASDLSPAEIYCQQHEVTATGGDIPPPFMTFDATGFPPEILREIYSAGFSNPTPIQAQTWPVALQGRDIVAIAKTGSGKTLGYLIPAFILLRQRHNNSLNGPTVLVLAPTRELATQIHNEVIKFGRSSRVSCTCLYGGAPKALQLKELDRGADIVVATPGRLNDILEMKKIDFGQVSLLVLDEADRMLDMGFEPQIRKIVDEIPARRQTLMYTATWPKEVRKIASELLVNPVQVNIGSADELAANKAITQYVEVVPQMEKQRRLEQILRSQERGSKVIIFCSTKRLCDQLARNIGRTFGAAAIHGDKSQGERDWVLSQFRTGKSPILVATDVAARGLDIKDIRVVINYDFPTGIEDYVHRIGRTGRAGATGVSYTFFSEQDWKHAGDLIKVLEGANQHVLPELRQMALRGPSNFGKERGGMSRFDSGGGRWETGGRGSMRDGGFGGRGGMRDGGFGGRGGGMRDGGFGGRGGGMRDGGFGGRGGGMRDGGFGGRGGGFSGRGGMRDGAGGRGDFFPGRGNRGRGSGGLRGGHGGWGRGERGMDDRGQGRGRGRFDNRRDVSYKSRGRSYSRSPERVRTWDYSSSSRSRSRSRSWSRDRSRSRSRSWSRGRSRSRSRSRTRSRSRSRSYDRRDRSVQQLPDRKDLRPHEVGTSEARNLPLSPGPGKQENSSLGSEQGQQQSVVVSSDPGNPEAVADLSHESASGV, from the exons ATGGCCACGGCGGAGACCGCTCCTGCGGGGCTTGGCCCTAGATATGCACCTGATGACCCTACTCTTCCACAACCATGGAAGGGATTGATTGATGGCAGCACAGGATTGTTATATTATTGGAATCCTGAAACTAATGTAACACAATATGAAAAACCTCCTCCTGTAACACCACCCTTGCCTGCGCCTGTGGCTTCTGCACCGAACTTGGCACCTATACCTGTGTCTCACACAATGCAGACGAGTGGGATGGGACCGCAGCATGGACAGCCCTTAATGCAAGGCCAACCTTCGCAACAGCAGCTGGGTCACCTTGCCCAACAGCAAGGACAATCGATGCCACTTCAGCAAAGTCCCCATATGGTGCAAATCACCCCGCAGAACCACTCTCAGGGTGCTCAGTCTGCTCCGCAGCAGAACTCACTGATGACACAGTCAGTACCGCAGCCAGTCTTACATCAAGCTAGACAGCAAATGTTGCAGCCCCAGGGGCAGCAAATGTTGCAGCAGTCTCAAGGACCGCAAATTCAAAATCAGATGCCGCCACAGGCAATCCATTCCCAGCATTTTGGACAAGGAATGCCTCAGGATCATGGCTCACATATTGTACCTCCACAAGTACATCAATTTCCTACCCAAAACATGCACTATATGTCATATCAGCAAAACATTATTACACCCAGACAACCAAACTCTCAACACATTCAGCTAAACACTGTCTCACCCGGGCAACCTAACCCCCAGCAGGTTCAGCATAACATGCATAGTCAACCCTTCGAAAATCAACAAACAACATTTCCAAAGGTAGAGGAAGCGGAGTTTAAAAATGGAAGCCAGGTTGGACTTTCACCATCCCAGTATCCGCAGAGGAGTACCTTGCCTGCTCAGAATAATCAGAACCTTCCTCCTGACACAGCTTCTGGTCAAATGCCTAATGTAGGTGTCAATGCTGGTCAGCCACAGCAATTTAGGACTGCCTTATCAGGCAGTGTGCAGAAGTCGCCCTCTGCAATGCCATTGCAGCAGGGTGGATCTGATTTATATTACCAACATGGTCCTAACTTTCATAAGCAGATGAGCCCAGGAATGATGCATGGTCATCCATCCAATGTCCATCCTGCTGGCCAAAAGATGAGTCAGGAGGACAATTTACGTGGCAGAGCAGGAAATGAATATTACTATAATTCTAACAAAGATATGTCCACAATGGGTCGTCGGCAACCAGATATGACTCAAATACCCGTTCCAAGAAATCAGCAG GATACGAGGATTGGCAATACTCCTTTTCAAAACGTAATGCCAAGTGGGAATGGAAGTGGTATTGCTGGGAATGCTATGCCTAGCATGTTTGTTCCTCCAATGGGAGGACCTTCACCTCTCTCTAATAACGCTTTAATGAGGCCTTCTTATATGGGATCTTCTGATGCAAGTGATCTTTCACCGGCTGAAATTTACTGCCAGCAACATGAAGTTACGGCAACG GGTGGTGACATTCCCCCTCCTTTCATGACATTTGATGCTACTGGGTTCCCTCCAGAGATATTGAGAGAG ATATATTCTGCTGGCTTCTCAAATCCAACACCAATACAGGCTCAAACATGGCCTGTTGCACTACAGGGTAGAGACATAGTAGCAATTGCCAAAACTGGCTCTGGGAAAACATTGGGTTACTTAATTCCTGCCTTCATTCTTCTTAGACAGCGACACAATAATTCTCTGAATGGCCCCACTGTCTTGGTTTTGGCTCCAACACGGGAACTAGCGACACAGATTCATAATGAGGTTATCAAGTTTGGTCGATCATCACGAGTCTCTTGCACG TGCTTGTATGGTGGAGCACCTAAAGCCCTTCAACTAAAGGAGTTAGATCGGGGAGCAGACATTGTTGTTGCCACACCTGGTCGGCTCAATGATATACttgaaatgaagaaaattgaCTTTGGGCAAGTTTCACTACTTGTGCTTGATGAGGCTGACAGAATGCTTGACATGGGTTTTGAGCCTCAAATCAGGAAGATTGTGGATGAGATTCCTGCACGCAGACAAACTCTCATGTACACAGCAACCTGGCCAAAAGAAGTAAGAAAAATTGCTAGTGAACTTCTTGTGAATCCTGTCCAGGTTAACATTGGAAGTGCAGATGAGCTTGCTGCAAATAAAGCCATCACACAG TATGTTGAAGTTGTCCCACAAATGGAGAAGCAGAGGCGTTTGGAACAGATCCTCAGATCCCAAGAACGAGGTTCTAAGGTCATAATATTTTGCTCCACGAAGAGGTTATGTGATCAACTAGCTCGTAATATTGGCCGCACTTTTGGGGCTGCTGCAATTCATGGAGATAAGTCTCAAGGTGAGAGAGACTGGGTTTTAAGTCAGTTCCGGACTGGGAAGTCACCAATTCTGGTTGCCACTGATGTTGCAGCTCGTGGGCTTGATATTAAGGATATAAG GGTGgtaataaattatgatttccCCACTGGAATTGAGGACTATGTGCACCGTATAGGAAGAACTGGAAGAGCAGGTGCTACTGGAGTGTCATATACCTTTTTCTCTGAGCAGGACTGGAAACACGCTGGTGATTTAATCAAAGTTTTGGAGGGTGCTAATCAGCATGTGCTTCCAGAGTTAAGACAGATGGCTTTGCGTGGGCCATCAAACTTTGGAAAGGAACGGGGTGGGATGAGTAGGTTTGATTCTGGTGGTGGGCGTTGGGAGACTGGTGGTCGTGGTAGCATGAGAGATGGTGGCTTTGGTGGTCGTGGTGGAATGAGGGATGGTGGCTTTGGTGGTCGTGGGGGTGGCATGAGGGATGGTGGTTTTGGGGGGCGTGGGGGTGGCATGAGGGATGGTGGCTTTGGTGGTCGAGGTGGAGGCATGAGGGATGGGGGATTTGGTGGACGTGGTGGTGGTTTTAGTGGACGTGGTGGCATGAGGGATGGAGCTGGTGGGAGAGGTGATTTCTTTCCTGGTAGGGGCAACAGGGGTAGGGGATCTGGTGGTCTTCGTGGTGGTCATGGTGGTTGGGGTAGGGGTGAACGTGGTATGGATGACCGTGGTCAGGGGCGTGGACGTGGCCGATTTGACAACAGAAGGGATGTTTCTTACAAAAGTAGAGGCAGAAGTTATAGTCGAAGCCCAGAAAGAGTCCGAACATGGGATTATAGTAGCAGTAGCAGAAGTCGTAGTCGAAGCAGGAGTTGGAGCAGGGATCGTAGTAGAAGCCGAAGTCGCAGCTGGTCTCGTGGCCGAAGCCGAAGCCGAAGCCGAAGCCGTACCCGCAGCAGGAGCCGGAGCCGGAGTTATGATAGGCGGGATAGGTCAGTTCAACAGCTTCCTGATCGAAAGGATCTTAGGCCACACGAAGTGGGAACTTCTGAAGCAAGAAATCTTCCCTTGTCTCCTGGTCCTGGCAAACAGGAGAATTCCTCTTTGGGAAGTGAGCAAGGGCAGCAGCAATCTGTTGTTGTTAGCTCTGATCCAGGGAATCCAGAAGCTGTAGCAGACCTTAGTCACGAATCAGCTTCTGGTGTTTAG